The proteins below are encoded in one region of Chelmon rostratus isolate fCheRos1 chromosome 21, fCheRos1.pri, whole genome shotgun sequence:
- the sost gene encoding sclerostin — protein sequence MQVSVALLVSSSALLLLQGCCTGVKGWKGLKNDATEILPEYRENTGTPQEAVIQATNGSHGNNNNSNNNNNNNNNTMNNRAKNGGRAANTASYSASELSCRELRSTRYITDGSCRSTKPVKELLCSGQCMPAHLMPNSIARGKWWRSNASDYRCIPAHSRTRRVQLQCPNGNTRTYKIRVVTSCKCKRFRPHHNQSEAKEVPKRQRNNKHSRLSQDRSKNNTPLTGNSY from the exons ATGCAGGTGTCTGTGGCGCTCCTCGTCTCCAGCTCGGcgctcctgctgctccagggATGCTGCACCGGCGTGAAAGGATGGAAGGGACTAAAAAACGATGCCACGGAGATTTTACCGGAGTACAGAGAAAATACTGGGACACCTCAGGAGGCAGTAATACAGGCGACCAACGGCAgccatggcaacaacaacaacagcaacaacaacaacaacaacaacaacaacaccatgAATAACAGGGCGAAAAACGGCGGAAGAGCAGCGAACACAGCCTCCTACA GTGCctcagagctgagctgcagggAGCTGCGTTCCACCCGTTACATCACGGACGGATCTTGCCGCAGTACCAAACCCGTCAAGGAGCTGCTGTGCTCAGGCCAGTGCATGCCCGCGCACCTCATGCCCAATTCCATCGCCCGCGGCAAGTGGTGGAGGAGTAACGCTTCGGACTACCGCTGCATCCCCGCCCACTCCCGGACAAGGAGGGTCCAGCTGCAGTGTCCCAACGGCAACACTCGGACTTACAAAATCCGCGTGGTCACCTCCTGCAAATGCAAACGCTTCAGGCCCCACCacaaccaatcagaggccaAGGAGGTCCCGAAGCGGCAACGCAACAATAAGCACAGTCGTTTGTCTCAAGACCGGAGCAAGAACAACACGCCGCTGACTGGCAACTCGTACTGA